In one window of Sphingomonas glaciei DNA:
- the ald gene encoding alanine dehydrogenase, with amino-acid sequence MRVGVPKEIKNHEYRVGLTPASVKELVAAGHELFVETGAGKGIDCPDSAYVKAGATILPDAASVFDTAEMIVKVKEPQPGEIAMIKPHHLLFTYLHLAADKPQAEGLMASGATCIAYETVTSRSGTLPLLSPMSEVAGRLSIQVGAHYLEKAQGGRGVLLGGVPGVAPAKVAIFGGGVSGVNAAQMAVGMRADVTIYDISNERLAELDMFFGSQIKTAYASRDAIARAVEEAELVIGAVLVPGAAAPKLVTREMLKTMKRGSVLVDIAIDQGGCFETSHATTHADPVYEVDGVIHYCVANMPGAVARTSAFALNNATLPFALKLANLGAVAAMKADPHLANGLNVSGGKIRHQAVAEALDLEFVAI; translated from the coding sequence ATGCGTGTCGGCGTGCCCAAGGAAATCAAGAACCACGAGTATAGAGTCGGCCTGACCCCGGCCTCCGTCAAGGAGCTGGTCGCGGCCGGTCACGAGCTGTTCGTCGAGACCGGTGCCGGCAAGGGCATCGACTGCCCCGATAGCGCTTATGTGAAGGCCGGCGCGACCATCCTGCCCGACGCCGCCTCGGTGTTCGACACGGCCGAGATGATCGTCAAGGTCAAGGAGCCGCAGCCGGGCGAAATCGCGATGATCAAGCCGCACCACTTGCTCTTCACCTACCTCCACCTCGCCGCCGACAAGCCGCAGGCCGAGGGGCTGATGGCGAGCGGTGCGACCTGCATCGCCTATGAAACGGTCACCTCGCGCTCGGGCACCCTGCCTCTGCTGAGCCCGATGAGCGAAGTCGCCGGCCGACTCAGCATCCAGGTCGGCGCGCACTATCTCGAAAAGGCGCAGGGCGGCCGCGGCGTGCTGCTTGGCGGCGTTCCCGGCGTGGCCCCGGCCAAGGTCGCGATCTTCGGCGGCGGAGTCAGCGGCGTCAACGCGGCGCAGATGGCGGTCGGCATGCGTGCCGACGTCACCATCTATGACATTTCCAACGAGCGCCTGGCCGAACTCGACATGTTCTTCGGCAGCCAGATCAAGACCGCTTACGCCAGCCGTGACGCCATCGCGCGGGCGGTCGAAGAGGCCGAACTGGTGATCGGCGCCGTGCTGGTTCCGGGTGCCGCGGCGCCCAAGCTCGTCACCCGCGAGATGCTCAAGACGATGAAGCGCGGATCGGTGCTGGTCGACATCGCGATCGACCAAGGCGGATGCTTCGAGACCAGCCACGCCACCACCCATGCAGACCCGGTCTATGAGGTCGACGGCGTGATCCATTATTGCGTGGCCAACATGCCGGGTGCGGTTGCCCGAACCAGCGCCTTCGCGCTCAATAACGCCACCCTGCCCTTCGCGCTCAAGCTCGCAAACCTGGGCGCGGTAGCGGCGATGAAGGCCGACCCGCATCTCGCCAACGGCCTCAACGTCAGCGGCGGCAAGATCCGCCATCAGGCCGTCGCCGAAGCGCTCGACCTCGAATTCGTCGCCATCTAA
- a CDS encoding potassium transporter Kup yields the protein MNVTAEGAAQPAIPAVTEDSHGHHVQGSLAKLMLGAAGVVFGDIGTSPIYAFRETFAGHHTLEPDQLHIFGVLSLIFWSMMIIVTLKYVTIIMRADNKGEGGSLALLALINRSTGTTRRWTGGIVMLGVFATALFYGDSMITPAISVLSAVEGLKTVNGAFEPYVIPLCIGILVGLFMIQSRGTAKVGNLFGPVMIVYFITLAVLGTMHLASAPGLLLQMLNPLNALYFYYQEPLPAFIAMGSVVLAVTGAEALYADMGHFGKRPIRYAWIFVIVALLLNYLGQGAMLLQQSPEQARELVKNPFFFLAPESLRLPLVLLATCATVIASQAVITGAFSVTQQAIQLGFIPRLRILQTSESAKGQIYIPVVNWALMVAVVLLVVSFGSSSNLAAAYGIAVTGAMFIDTLLLAVVFFSLWKWPAWKAVPLLALFLLVDILYFGANLLKVPDGGWVPLVVGVIGFTLLTTWAKGRKLMMDRMAEASLPMEVFVKSAANSATRVPGTAVFMTSSAKGVPHALLHNLKHNKVLHERVMLLTVRIEDVPYVREERRLETEDYTNGFFRVVLRYGFMEELDVPTQLGKLQDCGPVCRMMDTSFFLARQTLISTARPGMASWRERLFAWMLRNSESAMEFFKLPPNRVVELGSQVEI from the coding sequence ATGAACGTCACCGCTGAAGGCGCTGCCCAGCCCGCTATCCCGGCGGTGACCGAGGACAGCCATGGCCACCATGTCCAGGGTTCGCTCGCCAAGCTGATGCTCGGCGCGGCGGGCGTGGTGTTCGGCGACATCGGCACCTCGCCCATCTACGCTTTCCGCGAGACCTTCGCCGGCCACCACACGCTCGAGCCCGACCAGCTCCACATCTTCGGCGTGCTGAGCCTGATCTTCTGGTCGATGATGATCATCGTGACGCTGAAATACGTCACCATCATCATGCGCGCCGACAACAAGGGCGAAGGCGGAAGCCTGGCGCTGCTGGCGCTGATCAACCGTTCGACCGGGACGACGCGGCGGTGGACCGGCGGGATCGTCATGCTCGGCGTGTTCGCCACCGCGCTGTTCTACGGCGACAGCATGATTACTCCGGCCATCTCGGTGCTGTCGGCGGTGGAAGGGTTGAAGACCGTCAACGGCGCGTTCGAGCCGTACGTTATCCCGCTTTGTATCGGCATCCTGGTCGGGCTGTTCATGATCCAGAGCCGCGGGACGGCCAAGGTCGGCAATTTGTTCGGCCCGGTGATGATCGTCTATTTCATCACGCTCGCGGTGCTAGGGACGATGCACCTCGCGTCGGCTCCCGGCCTGTTGCTGCAGATGCTCAACCCGCTGAACGCGCTCTATTTCTATTATCAGGAGCCGCTCCCGGCGTTCATCGCGATGGGGTCGGTCGTGCTTGCGGTGACCGGCGCGGAGGCGCTCTACGCCGACATGGGTCACTTCGGTAAGCGGCCGATCCGCTACGCCTGGATATTCGTCATCGTTGCCTTGCTGCTCAACTATCTGGGGCAAGGCGCCATGCTGCTGCAGCAGTCGCCCGAGCAAGCCCGCGAGCTGGTCAAGAACCCGTTCTTCTTCCTGGCGCCCGAAAGCCTGCGCCTGCCGCTGGTGCTGCTGGCGACCTGCGCCACCGTCATCGCCAGCCAGGCGGTGATTACCGGCGCCTTCTCGGTCACGCAGCAGGCGATCCAGCTCGGCTTCATCCCGCGCCTGCGAATCCTGCAGACCAGCGAGTCAGCCAAGGGCCAGATCTATATCCCGGTAGTGAACTGGGCGCTGATGGTCGCCGTGGTGCTGCTGGTGGTCAGCTTCGGTAGCTCGTCCAACCTTGCCGCTGCTTATGGCATTGCGGTTACCGGGGCGATGTTCATCGACACCCTGCTGCTGGCGGTGGTGTTCTTCTCGCTTTGGAAGTGGCCGGCGTGGAAAGCGGTGCCGCTGCTCGCGCTCTTCCTGCTGGTCGACATCCTCTACTTCGGCGCCAACTTGCTGAAGGTGCCGGACGGCGGCTGGGTGCCTCTGGTGGTGGGCGTGATCGGTTTCACCTTGCTCACCACCTGGGCCAAGGGCCGCAAGCTGATGATGGACCGGATGGCCGAGGCGAGCCTGCCGATGGAGGTGTTCGTGAAGTCGGCCGCCAACAGCGCCACGCGGGTTCCCGGCACCGCGGTGTTCATGACCTCGAGCGCCAAGGGTGTGCCCCATGCGCTGCTCCACAACCTCAAGCATAACAAGGTGCTGCACGAGCGGGTGATGCTGCTGACGGTGCGGATCGAGGACGTGCCTTACGTTCGCGAGGAGCGCCGGCTGGAGACCGAGGACTATACTAACGGCTTTTTCCGGGTGGTCCTGCGCTACGGCTTCATGGAGGAGCTGGACGTTCCGACGCAGCTCGGCAAGCTGCAGGATTGCGGGCCAGTGTGCCGGATGATGGACACCAGCTTCTTCCTAGCAAGGCAGACCCTGATCTCGACCGCGCGGCCCGGAATGGCGAGCTGGCGCGAGCGGCTGTTCGCCTGGATGCTGCGCAATTCGGAAAGCGCGATGGAATTCTTCAAGCTGCCGCCCAACCGCGTGGTCGAGCTTGGGAGCCAGGTGGAGATTTAG
- a CDS encoding PRC-barrel domain-containing protein encodes MDQTASWIATAATIIAACFTASNLGSRVTGIGFIIFTIGSIAWFATGVLTDQPALVWTNAVMTLLNLFGVYRWLGRQAKLEEGASKAAEASSAAPGEDLFPASSLTASHLLGRGGEALGTTVDAMLSCDGGRLRYLVVAQGGVAGVGETFRRVDWHYAGVSDGAVNTDMSPEQFEQLPEVQKDNWPGR; translated from the coding sequence ATGGATCAAACCGCTTCGTGGATCGCGACCGCCGCGACCATCATTGCCGCCTGCTTTACCGCTTCCAATCTTGGCAGCCGGGTCACCGGCATCGGCTTCATCATCTTCACCATCGGCTCGATCGCCTGGTTCGCGACCGGTGTGCTGACCGACCAGCCGGCTTTGGTTTGGACCAATGCCGTCATGACTTTGCTGAACCTGTTCGGGGTGTATCGCTGGCTCGGGCGGCAGGCCAAGCTTGAGGAGGGCGCCAGCAAAGCGGCGGAGGCCAGTTCGGCGGCGCCAGGCGAAGACCTGTTCCCGGCGTCCAGCCTGACCGCCTCGCATCTGCTCGGCCGCGGCGGGGAGGCGCTCGGCACCACGGTCGACGCGATGCTCAGCTGCGACGGCGGGCGGCTGCGCTATCTGGTCGTCGCGCAGGGCGGCGTCGCCGGAGTGGGCGAAACCTTTCGCCGGGTCGATTGGCATTATGCCGGGGTGTCCGACGGCGCGGTTAACACCGACATGTCGCCGGAACAGTTCGAGCAGCTCCCCGAGGTTCAGAAGGACAATTGGCCAGGACGATGA
- a CDS encoding 2'-5' RNA ligase family protein, whose protein sequence is MSGALIVTAALGPEDFAWLDGQRRAYFPPERNQLAAHLTMFHALPPSAEAEAGRVLAREAATAAPQAKVAGLMNLGRGVAYRIVSDELEAIRRNIADHFHGYLTSQDGQGWRPHVTVMNKAEPRAAKALLHELEASFSPRPLRIAGLELHRYLGGPWERLGRWSFRG, encoded by the coding sequence ATGAGCGGCGCACTGATTGTCACCGCTGCCCTTGGGCCCGAGGATTTCGCCTGGCTCGACGGGCAGCGCCGGGCCTATTTCCCGCCCGAACGCAACCAGCTGGCGGCGCATCTCACTATGTTTCATGCCTTGCCCCCCAGCGCCGAAGCGGAGGCGGGAAGGGTGCTTGCCCGCGAGGCTGCTACCGCTGCACCCCAGGCCAAGGTCGCCGGGCTGATGAACCTTGGCCGCGGGGTGGCCTACCGGATTGTGTCGGACGAACTGGAAGCCATCCGCCGCAACATCGCCGATCATTTCCACGGCTATCTGACGTCGCAGGACGGGCAAGGCTGGCGACCGCACGTGACGGTGATGAACAAGGCCGAGCCACGGGCAGCGAAAGCGCTGCTGCACGAGCTGGAGGCAAGCTTCAGCCCGCGACCCCTGAGGATCGCGGGCCTGGAGCTCCACCGCTACCTCGGCGGCCCGTGGGAGCGCCTCGGGCGGTGGAGCTTCCGGGGTTAG
- a CDS encoding DUF3775 domain-containing protein — protein sequence MDPLTPLDTLCRIILRAKEYEAQVPSDYDADEDAENIDGEDGEALSVLDDDVNDGVEEELRSAIDDLAEDQQAELLAFCWVGQGTYEASDWDEAMAEANDEVAAGGVVDQFLEMPMLAGVLEAGMAAFELSCDGVGDLS from the coding sequence ATGGATCCGCTCACGCCGCTTGATACGCTCTGCCGGATCATATTGCGCGCAAAAGAATATGAAGCTCAGGTCCCGTCCGATTACGACGCGGACGAAGATGCGGAAAACATCGATGGCGAAGACGGCGAGGCCCTGTCGGTGCTCGACGACGACGTAAACGACGGGGTCGAGGAGGAACTTCGCTCGGCGATCGACGATCTGGCCGAAGACCAGCAGGCCGAACTGCTCGCCTTCTGCTGGGTCGGCCAGGGCACCTACGAAGCGTCCGACTGGGACGAAGCGATGGCCGAAGCCAATGACGAAGTGGCGGCCGGCGGCGTGGTCGACCAGTTCCTCGAGATGCCGATGCTGGCCGGCGTTCTGGAAGCCGGCATGGCTGCGTTCGAACTCAGCTGCGACGGGGTCGGCGACCTCAGCTAA
- the rpsB gene encoding 30S ribosomal protein S2, translated as MASTLVSMQQLLEAGAHFGHQTHRWNPRMKPYIFGDRNGVHIIDLSQSVPLFARALDFVQGTVARGGKVLFVGTKRQAQDAVAEAAGRSGQHFVNHRWLGGMLTNWKTISNSIKRLKTLEEQLTGDTAGLTKKEVLQLTRERDKLEKSLGGIRDMGGLPDVMFVIDTNKEELAIKEANVLGIPVVAILDSNSNPEGIAFPVPGNDDASRAIRLYADAVAEAATSGKTGNQQRQGVDIGAMSEPPAEAALEA; from the coding sequence ATGGCGAGCACGCTCGTCTCCATGCAGCAATTGCTCGAAGCCGGAGCTCACTTCGGCCACCAGACCCACCGCTGGAACCCGCGGATGAAGCCGTACATTTTCGGCGACCGCAACGGTGTTCACATCATCGACCTGTCGCAGAGCGTTCCACTGTTCGCCCGCGCGCTCGACTTCGTGCAGGGCACCGTCGCCCGCGGCGGCAAGGTGCTGTTCGTCGGCACCAAGCGCCAGGCGCAGGACGCCGTGGCCGAGGCCGCCGGCCGTTCGGGCCAGCACTTCGTCAACCACCGCTGGCTCGGCGGCATGTTGACCAACTGGAAGACCATTTCCAACTCGATCAAGCGCCTCAAGACGCTCGAGGAGCAGCTGACGGGTGACACCGCCGGTCTGACCAAGAAGGAAGTGCTCCAGCTCACCCGTGAGCGCGACAAGCTCGAGAAGAGCCTTGGCGGCATCCGTGACATGGGCGGCCTGCCCGACGTCATGTTTGTGATCGACACCAACAAGGAAGAGCTGGCGATCAAGGAAGCCAACGTCCTTGGCATCCCGGTTGTCGCGATCCTCGATTCGAACTCGAATCCCGAAGGCATCGCTTTCCCGGTTCCGGGCAATGACGACGCCAGCCGCGCCATCCGTCTCTACGCCGACGCGGTTGCCGAAGCGGCCACCTCGGGCAAGACCGGCAACCAGCAGCGCCAGGGTGTCGACATCGGCGCCATGTCCGAGCCGCCGGCCGAAGCCGCGCTCGAGGCGTAA
- the tsf gene encoding translation elongation factor Ts: MADITAAMVKELRERSGAGMMDCKKALAENNGDVEASIDWLRAKGLASAGKKAGRTAAEGLVGVAVEGNKGVVVEVNSETDFVAKNEQFQGFVRDVTSLALTNGDDVETLKKAAMPSGKSVEEALTENIATIGENQNLRRAKTLTVGEGKVVAYVHNAAAPGMGKIGVLVAIEGDAPADKLEALGKQIAMHIAAANPLALTGEAIDPAVIEREAAIAREKNADKIAGKPADIAEKILKGPVDKFRKESALLTQAVVFDGKTPVQDYVAAEAKAAGGSATIVDFVRFQLGEGIEKAQSDFAAEVAAASGVKQG, translated from the coding sequence ATGGCTGACATCACGGCCGCGATGGTCAAGGAACTGCGCGAGCGCTCGGGCGCCGGCATGATGGACTGCAAGAAGGCGCTTGCCGAGAACAACGGCGACGTCGAGGCATCGATCGACTGGCTGCGTGCCAAGGGCCTCGCTTCGGCGGGCAAGAAGGCCGGCCGCACCGCCGCCGAGGGTCTCGTCGGCGTCGCCGTCGAAGGCAACAAGGGCGTGGTGGTCGAGGTCAATTCCGAGACCGATTTCGTCGCCAAGAACGAGCAGTTCCAGGGCTTCGTCCGCGACGTCACTAGCCTCGCGCTGACCAACGGCGACGATGTCGAGACGCTGAAGAAGGCCGCGATGCCGTCGGGCAAGTCGGTCGAGGAAGCGCTGACCGAGAACATCGCCACCATCGGCGAGAACCAGAACCTGCGCCGCGCCAAGACGCTCACCGTCGGCGAGGGCAAGGTCGTGGCCTATGTCCACAACGCCGCCGCTCCCGGCATGGGCAAGATCGGCGTGCTGGTCGCGATCGAGGGCGATGCCCCGGCCGACAAGCTGGAAGCGCTGGGCAAGCAGATCGCCATGCACATCGCAGCGGCCAACCCGCTGGCGCTGACCGGTGAAGCGATCGACCCGGCGGTGATCGAGCGCGAAGCCGCGATCGCTCGCGAGAAGAACGCCGACAAGATCGCCGGCAAGCCCGCCGACATTGCCGAGAAGATCCTCAAGGGTCCGGTCGACAAGTTCCGCAAGGAAAGTGCGCTGCTGACCCAGGCGGTGGTGTTCGACGGCAAGACCCCGGTGCAGGATTATGTCGCGGCGGAAGCCAAGGCGGCCGGCGGTTCGGCGACCATCGTCGACTTCGTCCGCTTCCAGCTGGGCGAAGGCATCGAGAAGGCGCAGTCCGACTTCGCGGCCGAAGTGGCTGCAGCGTCGGGCGTCAAGCAGGGCTGA
- the pyrH gene encoding UMP kinase: MARRFNRILLKLSGEALMGPGQFGIDPDTVAAMAAEVKAAKEAGFELCLVIGGGNIFRGMAGAAKGMDRAQADYMGMLATVMNALAVQNALEQIGVDTRVQSAIKMDQVCEPVIRRRAERHLAKGRVVIFAAGVGSPYFTTDTGAALRAAEMKCNALFKGTSVDGVYSADPKKVKDAKRFDTIGFDKVLAEDLKIMDAAAVALCRDNNIPIVVFNIREPGNLAKVLAGQGVATIVQDQEEQSHASL; the protein is encoded by the coding sequence ATGGCTCGCCGCTTCAACCGCATTCTCCTGAAATTGTCGGGCGAGGCGTTGATGGGCCCCGGACAGTTCGGGATCGATCCCGATACCGTCGCCGCCATGGCCGCCGAGGTGAAGGCCGCCAAGGAAGCAGGCTTCGAGCTGTGCTTGGTGATCGGCGGCGGCAATATCTTCCGCGGGATGGCGGGCGCCGCCAAGGGCATGGACCGGGCGCAGGCCGACTATATGGGAATGCTGGCGACCGTGATGAACGCGCTGGCGGTGCAGAATGCGCTGGAGCAGATCGGGGTCGACACCCGGGTGCAGTCGGCGATCAAGATGGACCAGGTGTGCGAGCCGGTGATCCGCCGCCGGGCCGAACGTCACCTCGCCAAGGGCCGGGTGGTGATCTTCGCCGCTGGCGTCGGCTCGCCCTACTTCACGACAGATACCGGTGCCGCGCTGCGTGCTGCCGAGATGAAGTGCAACGCGCTGTTCAAGGGTACCAGCGTCGACGGAGTATATTCGGCCGATCCCAAGAAGGTGAAGGACGCCAAGCGCTTCGACACCATTGGGTTCGACAAGGTGCTGGCCGAGGATCTCAAGATCATGGACGCGGCCGCGGTCGCGCTGTGCCGCGACAACAACATTCCGATCGTCGTCTTCAACATCCGCGAGCCGGGCAACCTTGCCAAGGTGCTTGCGGGCCAGGGGGTGGCGACGATCGTTCAGGACCAGGAGGAACAGTCACATGCCAGCCTATGA
- the frr gene encoding ribosome recycling factor, with translation MPAYDKADVQRRMAGSVDSLKSDLGGLRTGRASIALLDPIQVEVYGAKMPLNQVATVSVPEPRMISVQVWDRSNLNAVEKAIRSGGLGINPITDGQMIRLPIPDMTEERRKELAKLVSQYAEKARIAVRNVRRDAMDALKTDEKKKEISEDEHKKLDTEVQKMTDDTIKELDAAAAAKEKEILGK, from the coding sequence ATGCCAGCCTATGACAAGGCCGATGTCCAGCGCCGCATGGCCGGCTCGGTGGACTCGCTCAAGAGCGACCTCGGAGGTCTGCGCACCGGGCGCGCTTCGATCGCTTTGCTCGATCCGATCCAGGTCGAGGTCTATGGCGCCAAGATGCCGCTGAACCAAGTCGCGACCGTGTCGGTGCCCGAACCGCGGATGATCTCGGTCCAGGTGTGGGACCGCTCGAACCTCAATGCGGTGGAAAAGGCGATCCGTTCGGGCGGGCTGGGCATAAACCCGATCACCGACGGGCAGATGATCCGCCTGCCGATCCCCGACATGACCGAGGAGCGCCGCAAGGAGCTCGCCAAGCTGGTCAGCCAATATGCGGAAAAGGCCCGCATCGCGGTCCGCAACGTCCGCCGCGACGCCATGGATGCGCTGAAGACCGACGAAAAGAAGAAGGAAATCAGCGAGGACGAGCACAAGAAGCTCGACACCGAAGTCCAGAAGATGACCGACGATACGATCAAGGAACTGGATGCGGCGGCGGCGGCCAAGGAAAAGGAAATCCTCGGCAAGTGA
- the uppS gene encoding polyprenyl diphosphate synthase — protein sequence MTSSLPPLAPSEVEGNSAEGSVPRHVAIIMDGNGRWAIRRSLPRVAGHRAGAEAVRRTMQAAVDSGVEVLTLYAFSSENWRRSEDEVSDLKGLMRFYLERELGTLQKEKVRLRLIGEPAAFGNELYERLQQAVEETRDNDRLTLVVALNYGSQGEIAGAAKALARAARDGALDPETIDIAAIEGLLHTCDLPPLDLLIRTSGEVRLSNFLLWQAAYAELHFVDTLWPDFDEAAFNSALGEFARRQRRFGGR from the coding sequence ATGACCTCCTCCCTCCCTCCGCTCGCCCCGAGCGAAGTCGAGGGGAATTCGGCGGAGGGTTCGGTCCCCCGCCACGTCGCCATCATCATGGACGGCAACGGCCGCTGGGCGATTAGGCGCTCGCTCCCGCGGGTCGCCGGGCATCGGGCTGGGGCCGAAGCGGTTCGTCGCACCATGCAGGCGGCGGTCGACAGCGGGGTCGAGGTCCTGACCCTCTACGCCTTCTCCAGCGAAAACTGGCGGCGATCCGAAGACGAGGTCAGCGACCTCAAGGGCCTGATGCGCTTCTACCTCGAGCGCGAACTTGGCACGCTGCAGAAGGAAAAGGTCCGCCTGCGCCTGATCGGCGAGCCAGCGGCCTTCGGCAACGAGCTCTACGAGCGCCTGCAGCAGGCGGTTGAGGAAACCCGCGACAATGACCGGCTGACCCTGGTCGTGGCATTGAATTATGGCAGCCAGGGCGAGATCGCCGGGGCGGCAAAGGCGCTGGCCCGCGCGGCGAGGGACGGGGCGCTCGATCCCGAGACGATCGACATCGCGGCGATCGAGGGGCTGCTGCACACTTGCGACCTGCCGCCGCTCGACCTCCTGATCCGCACCAGCGGGGAGGTACGCCTGTCCAACTTCCTGCTGTGGCAGGCGGCCTATGCCGAGCTGCACTTCGTCGACACCTTGTGGCCCGACTTCGACGAGGCAGCCTTCAATTCGGCGTTAGGTGAGTTTGCCCGGCGGCAGCGACGGTTCGGTGGTCGATGA
- a CDS encoding phosphatidate cytidylyltransferase, translated as MSEIALRTITGVLMILTALTAEWFGGTAFAILVAGAATAIYYEWAKMVRGWGLKWHLCGFVFALLPALSLLWVRERAGNPPGSEGFELVLWAFIVTWSADIGAFFTGRTFGGPKLAPTVSPNKTISGLVGGLIAATLLGGIWAQSQDLHLAWLWLAPLFAFAAALGDLFESWMKRQAGVKDSGRILPGHGGVFDRLDGLVPVAVLTAVGVMAGLS; from the coding sequence ATGAGCGAGATTGCGCTTCGCACCATCACCGGCGTGCTGATGATCCTGACCGCGCTGACCGCCGAATGGTTCGGCGGCACAGCCTTCGCCATCCTGGTCGCTGGGGCGGCCACCGCTATCTATTACGAATGGGCCAAGATGGTCCGCGGCTGGGGGCTGAAATGGCACCTCTGCGGCTTCGTCTTCGCGCTGCTTCCCGCGCTGTCGCTGCTGTGGGTGCGCGAGCGGGCCGGTAACCCGCCGGGCAGCGAAGGCTTCGAACTGGTGCTGTGGGCGTTCATCGTCACCTGGAGCGCCGATATCGGCGCCTTCTTCACCGGCCGCACCTTCGGCGGTCCAAAGCTGGCGCCGACGGTCAGCCCCAACAAGACAATTTCCGGACTGGTCGGCGGGCTCATCGCCGCGACGCTGCTTGGCGGGATCTGGGCGCAGAGCCAGGATTTGCACTTGGCCTGGCTGTGGCTGGCGCCACTGTTCGCCTTTGCCGCGGCGCTCGGCGACCTATTCGAAAGCTGGATGAAGCGGCAGGCCGGGGTCAAGGACAGCGGCCGCATCCTGCCCGGCCATGGCGGTGTGTTCGACCGCCTCGACGGCCTGGTGCCGGTCGCCGTGCTGACCGCGGTCGGCGTGATGGCGGGGCTCAGCTGA
- a CDS encoding 1-deoxy-D-xylulose-5-phosphate reductoisomerase, with amino-acid sequence MKTIAILGATGSIGTSTLDLVEAAPERFEVTAVTASSNVAELAAIARRTSASLAVIADESRLEELRAALAGTDIKVAAGEGALAQAAASADLVIAAIVGTAGLAPVMAAIRAGRTVGLANKEALVSAGALMIEEARRSGAVLLPIDSEHNAIFQCLAGQDCDQVARLILTASGGPFRTLSAAEMARATPAQAVAHPNWSMGAKISVDSATMMNKGLELIEAHHLFDLPEERIDIVVHPQSVIHSLVEYADGSMLAQLGSPDMRVPIGHILAWPERMATKARRLDLMDIGRLDFEAPDPERFPALRLAREALRRGEAAPLTLNASNEVAVEAFLGGAIHFGDIAAVVEEQLNRMDQPLPTSIDDVLALDAEVRRATREALKVIAN; translated from the coding sequence ATGAAGACAATCGCCATCCTCGGCGCCACCGGATCGATCGGCACTTCGACTCTTGACCTGGTCGAAGCGGCGCCCGAGCGGTTCGAGGTGACCGCAGTGACGGCGTCGAGCAATGTCGCCGAACTGGCCGCGATCGCCCGCCGGACCAGCGCATCGCTGGCGGTCATTGCTGACGAAAGCAGGCTGGAAGAGCTTCGTGCCGCGCTGGCCGGGACCGACATCAAGGTGGCGGCGGGCGAGGGGGCACTCGCCCAAGCCGCCGCGTCTGCCGACCTCGTGATCGCCGCGATCGTCGGCACCGCCGGGCTCGCCCCGGTGATGGCCGCGATCCGGGCGGGCCGCACGGTCGGTCTGGCCAACAAGGAGGCTTTGGTCTCCGCAGGCGCGCTGATGATCGAGGAAGCGCGCCGCTCGGGCGCCGTGCTGCTACCGATAGACAGCGAACATAATGCCATCTTCCAGTGCCTTGCGGGTCAGGATTGCGATCAGGTGGCAAGGCTGATCCTGACCGCCAGCGGGGGACCTTTCCGTACCCTGTCGGCAGCGGAGATGGCGCGCGCCACCCCGGCGCAAGCGGTCGCGCATCCCAATTGGTCGATGGGCGCCAAGATTAGCGTCGACAGCGCGACCATGATGAACAAGGGGCTGGAGCTGATCGAGGCCCACCACCTGTTCGACCTGCCGGAAGAGCGGATCGACATCGTCGTCCATCCGCAATCGGTGATCCACAGCCTGGTCGAATATGCCGACGGCTCGATGCTGGCGCAGCTCGGATCGCCCGACATGCGGGTACCGATCGGTCATATCCTGGCCTGGCCCGAGCGGATGGCGACGAAGGCGCGCCGGCTGGACCTGATGGATATCGGCCGTCTCGATTTCGAAGCGCCCGATCCCGAGCGCTTTCCGGCACTTCGCCTTGCCCGCGAGGCGCTTCGTCGCGGCGAGGCCGCGCCGCTTACCCTCAACGCTTCCAATGAGGTAGCTGTGGAGGCGTTTCTTGGGGGCGCCATTCACTTCGGCGACATCGCCGCCGTCGTAGAGGAGCAGTTGAACCGCATGGACCAACCGCTTCCCACCTCCATCGACGATGTTCTGGCGCTCGACGCCGAGGTTCGCCGTGCCACGCGCGAAGCGCTGAAGGTAATCGCGAACTGA